The proteins below are encoded in one region of Cololabis saira isolate AMF1-May2022 chromosome 11, fColSai1.1, whole genome shotgun sequence:
- the LOC133454553 gene encoding growth/differentiation factor 7-like yields the protein MSFTLIVMMMLLGSSGVKTFVLEPTASAVSHPRCQDQSLETIRKSLLGALNLQTEPRIPVGMVDSIRVQWQISLSAMSQDTTAPAPALSVSPDSGNSAEPKCCTTTSEISMKDLGWDNWVIHPMSLTTVQCALCNHADRTAECPSSRSTAQDANSQGKLPCCQPTSQEMVPIVFMDETSTIVISSVQLMRTCGCEPGNEPGQPANE from the exons ATGTCCTTTACACTTATTGTCATGATGATGCTCCTAGGCTCTTCAGGGGTAAAGACCTTTGTGTTGGAGCCTACAGCCTCCGCTGTCTCCCATCCCAG GTGCCAGGATCAGTCTTTGGAGACCATCAGGAAGAGTCTCCTTGGGGCGCTCAACCTGCAGACTGAGCCAAGAATCCCTGTTGGAATGGTGGACAGCATCAGAGTGCAATGGCAGATAAGCCTCAGCGCCATGTCCCAAGACACTACCG ctccagctccggcGCTCTCTGTGTCGCCTGACAGTGGAAACAGCGCAGAGCCGAAGTGCTGCACCACGACCTCAGAGATCTCCATGAAAG ATCTGGGCTGGGACAACTGGGTGATTCATCCCATGAGCTTGACCACTGTTCAGTGTGCCCTCTGCAATCATGCAGACAGAACTGCAGAGTGTCCATCATCCCGCTCCACTGCCCAGGACGCTAACTCGCAG GGCAAGCTGCCGTGCTGTCAGCCCACCTCCCAGGAAATGGTGCCCATCGTCTTCATGGATGAAACCAGCACTATTGTCATTTCCTCTGTGCAGCTGATGCGCACCTGCGGCTGTGAACCTGGGAATGAACCTGGGCAGCCTGCCAACGAATAG